The genome window GTGAGCTTGGTGTCCACGGTCACCGGCGAGCAACCCGCCTTCTCACGCTCGGCGTTGACGAGGGTCAGCACCCGTGCCGTGGGACCGGAATCCGTGTCGTCGTCGGAGGCGGCGGGCGCGGTGGTGTCGGACCGCGCGGCCTTCGTCGCCTTGGGCGCGACCGGCGTCGAGGTGGTCCGGTCCGGGGTGTCGGCGGCCTCGGGCGTGGACTTCGCCGCCGGGCTGCCGGACTTCGAGGGGGACGCGCTCGGGCTCGCGGAGCGCGACGGGCGCTTCTTGCGCGAGGGGGTGGGGGAGGCGCTCGCGGAGGCCTCCGTCGCGGTCGGGGTGGGGGTGCGCGAGGGCTCCCGGGCGGCGACCGTGTCCGCCTTGTCCCCTCCCCACCACGAGGACGCCACACCGCTCAGGTCGCCCAGCCCGACGCCACCGGCCAGCGCGACCGTGGGTATCCCGACCGCGCCCACCATCAGCAGCACCGCGCCGGCGACGGCAGTCTTGCGGCGCCTCGTCCTCGCGCGTGCCGTCCCCGGGCGCCGGGCCCCCGAACGGGTCGTCTCCGAACGGGTCGTCTC of Streptomyces phaeolivaceus contains these proteins:
- a CDS encoding CAP domain-containing protein, producing the protein MSRSNSHRRKTKGSETTRSETTRSGARRPGTARARTRRRKTAVAGAVLLMVGAVGIPTVALAGGVGLGDLSGVASSWWGGDKADTVAAREPSRTPTPTATEASASASPTPSRKKRPSRSASPSASPSKSGSPAAKSTPEAADTPDRTTSTPVAPKATKAARSDTTAPAASDDDTDSGPTARVLTLVNAEREKAGCSPVTVDTKLTKAARDHSQDMADHQNMSHTGSDGSSMTDRLARVGYRFSTAGENVAAGYGTADSVMDGWMNSPGHKANILNCAFKEIGIGLAGPGNYWTQNFGSPA